In Dromiciops gliroides isolate mDroGli1 chromosome 4, mDroGli1.pri, whole genome shotgun sequence, one DNA window encodes the following:
- the AOC3 gene encoding membrane primary amine oxidase isoform X2 produces the protein MKMNLHDFRPGTLSTTSSSCQKGQENWVVAEDMTFEPRPVPWSREHEMQLMQLTQRTLETEDQAAFPFGGTTPRYLYLASNHTNAWGHRRGYRIQTISFAGQPMPQESPIEQAFSWGRYQLAVTQRKEEEPSSTSIYNQNDPWTPTVNFTNFINNETIAGKDLVAWVTTGFLHIPHAEDIPNTVTLGNGVGFFLRPYNFFDGDPSALSPDAVYFQNDQDARVCGVNPVSCLPETAVCAPHLPNFTHGGFRAYL, from the exons atgaaaatgaatcttcatgacttcaggcctggcactctatcaactaCATCATCTAGCTGCCAAAAAG GACAGGAAAACTGGGTAGTAGCAGAGGACATGACATTTGAGCCTAGGCCTGTACCCTGGAGCCGGGAGCATGAGATGCAGCTGATGCAACTGACCCAAAGGACTCTGGAGACCGAAGACCAGGCGGCCTTCCCCTTTGGGGGCACCACTCCTCGATACCTCTACCTGGCCAGCAATCACACCAATGCCTGGGGTCACCGTCGTGGATACCGGATCCAGACCATCAGCTTTGCAGGGCAGCCAATGCCCCAGGAGAGCCCCATTGAACAGGCCTTCAGTTGGGGGAG GTACCAGCTGGCAGTGacacagaggaaggaagaagaacctTCAAGCACCAGTATCTATAATCAGAATGATCCCTGGACCCCTACTGTGAACTTCACCAATTTCATCAACAATGAGACCATAGCAGGCAAG gACCTCGTCGCCTGGGTGACCACTGGTTTTCTGCACATTCCTCATGCAGAGGACATTCCTAACACAGTGACTTTGGGAAATGGTGTTGGCTTCTTCCTCCGGCCCTATAACTTCTTTGATGGGGACCCATCTGCCCTGTCTCCTGATGCCGTCTACTTTCAGAATGACCAGGATGCCAGAGTCTGCGGAGTCAACCCTGTTTCTTGCCTTCCAGAGACAGCTGTCTgtgctccccacctccccaatttTACCCATGGTGGTTTTAGAGCTTATCTCTGA
- the AOC3 gene encoding membrane primary amine oxidase isoform X1, which yields MNLKTALVLLTLSIITIFALVCVLLTGRGGGGGGSSQPPQCSSLTAKESPFRSHPVQSRLFSDLTHEELTSVMRFLNQKLGSGLVDASYAKPSDNCVYSVELQLPSKAVALAHLDRGGPPPPREALAIVFFGQQAQPNVSELVVGPLPNPSYLRDVTVERHGGPLPYYRRPLTIKEYEELNRMISERELPRVVGLLHRCCYYNGRNLLSLSTAPRGLRSGDRATWFGIYYNVSGSGFYLHPVGLELLIDHGALDPAQWTVQQAFYHGRYYKNLDHLEQEFEGGRVEVVEIAPNGTKVSSSLRSQVPPGSPPPLQFSPQGLRYSVQGSQVASPFWTFTFSLELFSGMRIFDIRFQGERVAYEVSLQEALTIYGGNSPAAMMIRYLDVNIGLGLFTTPLTRGVDCPYLATYVDWDFLAHSGTPRTLRDALCIFEQNQDIPLRRHHSDFFSSYYGGLPATVLIVRSVSTLLNHDYVWDMAFHPNGAIEVKFHATGYIRSSFLFGAGRRYGNQVGEHTLGIIHTHAVNFKVDLDVAGQENWVVAEDMTFEPRPVPWSREHEMQLMQLTQRTLETEDQAAFPFGGTTPRYLYLASNHTNAWGHRRGYRIQTISFAGQPMPQESPIEQAFSWGRYQLAVTQRKEEEPSSTSIYNQNDPWTPTVNFTNFINNETIAGKDLVAWVTTGFLHIPHAEDIPNTVTLGNGVGFFLRPYNFFDGDPSALSPDAVYFQNDQDARVCGVNPVSCLPETAVCAPHLPNFTHGGFRAYL from the exons ATGAACCTGAAGACAGCCCTGGTGCTCCTGACTCTCTCCATCATCACCATCTTTGCTCTGGTTTGTGTCCTGCTTAccggtaggggtgggggtgggggtggttccAGCCAACCTCCCCAATGCTCCTCACTGACAGCCAAGGAGAGTCCGTTCCGATCACACCCTGTCCAGAGCCGGCTGTTCTCAGACCTCACCCATGAGGAGCTGACCTCAGTGATGCGCTTCCTGAACCAGAAGTTGGGGTCAGGACTGGTGGATGCAAGCTATGCCAAACCATCTGATAACTGTGTCTACTCAGTGGAGCTGCAGCTGCCCTCCAAGGCTGTAGCCTTGGCCCATCTGGACAGGGGGGGTCCACCACCTCCCCGGGAAGCTCTAGCCATTGTCTTCTTTGGCCAACAGGCCCAACCCAATGTGAGTGAGCTTGTGGTGGGGCCGCTACCCAACCCTTCCTACCTTCGGGATGTGACTGTAGAACGTCATGGGGGCCCCCTCCCCTATTACAGGCGACCACTGACCATAAAAGAGTATGAAGAACTTAACAGGATGATCTCTGAGCGTGAGCTGCCTCGAGTTGTTGGTCTCCTCCATCGTTGTTGCTACTACAATGGGAGGAACCTGTTGTCATTGAGCACTGCCCCAAGAGGGCTGCGCTCTGGGGATCGGGCCACCTGGTTTGGGATCTATTACAACGTCTCAGGTTCTGGCTTTTACCTCCACCCTGTTGGGCTGGAGCTGCTAATAGACCATGGGGCCCTGGACCCTGCTCAATGGACAGTTCAGCAAGCCTTCTACCATGGTCGGTACTATAAGAACCTGGACCACCTAGAACAAGAGTTTGAGGGAGGCCGGGTAGAGGTTGTAGAGATCGCACCCAATGGCACCAAAGTGTCTTCATCTCTCAGGTCTCAGGTTCCACCAGGTTCTCCTCCCCCACTACAATTCTCTCCCCAGGGTCTCCGATACAGTGTCCAAGGAAGTCAAGTGGCCTCCCCATTCTGGACCTTTACTTTTAGCCTGGAGTTATTCAGTGGTATGAGGATTTTTGACATCCGGTTTCAAGGGGAGCGAGTAGCCTATGAGGTCAGCCTTCAGGAGGCCTTGACCATCTACGGTGGCAACTCCCCAGCAGCCATGATGATTCGCTATTTAGATGTCAATATTGGCCTGGGCTTGTTCACCACACCACTGACTCGAGGAGTGGACTGTCCATACCTGGCCACCTATGTGGACTGGGACTTCCTCGCACATTCTGGGACTCCAAGGACACTACGTGACGCTCTGTGCATAtttgaacagaaccaggacatCCCCCTGCGGCGGCACCATTCTgattttttctcctcttactaTGGGGGCCTCCCAGCAACAGTGTTGATTGTTAGGTCTGTGTCCACTCTGTTGAACCATGATTATGTATGGGACATGGCCTTTCACCCCAATGGAGCCATAGAGGTCAAATTTCATGCTACCGGCTATATCAGATCATCCTTTTTGTTTGGCGCTGGCCGAAGATATGGGAACCAGGTTGGGGAGCACACCCTAGGCATCATCCATACCCATGCTGTTAACTTCAAAGTTGATCTGGATGTGGCAG GACAGGAAAACTGGGTAGTAGCAGAGGACATGACATTTGAGCCTAGGCCTGTACCCTGGAGCCGGGAGCATGAGATGCAGCTGATGCAACTGACCCAAAGGACTCTGGAGACCGAAGACCAGGCGGCCTTCCCCTTTGGGGGCACCACTCCTCGATACCTCTACCTGGCCAGCAATCACACCAATGCCTGGGGTCACCGTCGTGGATACCGGATCCAGACCATCAGCTTTGCAGGGCAGCCAATGCCCCAGGAGAGCCCCATTGAACAGGCCTTCAGTTGGGGGAG GTACCAGCTGGCAGTGacacagaggaaggaagaagaacctTCAAGCACCAGTATCTATAATCAGAATGATCCCTGGACCCCTACTGTGAACTTCACCAATTTCATCAACAATGAGACCATAGCAGGCAAG gACCTCGTCGCCTGGGTGACCACTGGTTTTCTGCACATTCCTCATGCAGAGGACATTCCTAACACAGTGACTTTGGGAAATGGTGTTGGCTTCTTCCTCCGGCCCTATAACTTCTTTGATGGGGACCCATCTGCCCTGTCTCCTGATGCCGTCTACTTTCAGAATGACCAGGATGCCAGAGTCTGCGGAGTCAACCCTGTTTCTTGCCTTCCAGAGACAGCTGTCTgtgctccccacctccccaatttTACCCATGGTGGTTTTAGAGCTTATCTCTGA